A window of Pedococcus badiiscoriae genomic DNA:
CGCACCAGCTCCCGCACCACCGACCCAGGGTTCTTGCGGTCGAGCGGTAGGCCACCGAGTCGGTGCAGCAGCCATCCCAGAGGTCCGCGGAACAGCTCCTTCTTGATGAGCACCCTCGGGGTCACCCCGCCGCGCCACATGACGAGCAGCATCATGACGAAGTCCCAGTTGGACGTGTGCGGAGCGCCGACCAGCACCCCGGTCCGCGGGACCTGTCCGACCGCCGTCCAACCGGAGGCACGGAGCACCAGGCTGGCGAGGCGACTGCGCATGTGCCGAGGGTAGCGGCGGTGGGCATCCGGCCACGGGCCGGAGCGCTCAGAGCTGCGTGGTGAGGTAGGCCTGCAGGGCGCTCACGGTCCGCGTGTTCCAGGTCCGGGCGACGTCGCGTCCGATCCCGAGGTAGGCCTGCATCGCCGCCAACGACTGCGGACCCCACTGGCCGTCCGCCGGGGTGCCGACGCGGGCCTGGAGGGCCCGGACGGTCGTGGCGCCGAAGGTCCCGGTGACCGTGACCCCGAGCCATCGCTGCAGCGCCGAGACCGTCGCCGTCCGCAACACGCCGTCAGTGACCACCCGCGGCGCAAGCATCCCGTCGGCAGCCTTGGCGAGCAGGACCCGGTATGCCGCCGCGTCGACCTTGGCCCGGAACGCCGGATCGCTGGCCGCCCTGGCGCTCACGGCGTCGACCATGGCCGGCAGGACCGACGAGTTGACGGTGAGCACGATGTCGCCGCCGACCGCGATGAAGCTGGTGGCACGGGCGCCGGGCGACCATGCCGCGACCTGCCTGGCGTTGCCGAGGTCGTCACTCATGACCACACCCGTGAAGCCGAGGTCGGTGCGGAGCATCCCGGTGACGACGGTGGGCGAGAAGGCGGCCGGCCTGGCCGGGTCGATCTTGGAGTACGCGGCGAGCGACACCATGACGACCCGCGCGCCGGCGGCGATCGCGGATCGGAACGGAGCAAGGTCGCCGGAGGTCCGGGTCGTCACGCTGTCGGTCACGCCGCCCGTCGTGTCGGTGTTCGCGGTGACGTGGCCCAGGCCCGGGAAGTGCTTGGCCGTGACCGCCAGTCCGACGCTCCGCTCCCCCCGGACGACATCACTGCCCTTGGCGGCGACCACCGCGGGGGTGTACCCGTATTCGCGGAAGTAGTGGCCGATCGGGATGTTCCGGGTGCCCAGGCTCGCGGGGACGGTGTCCACCACCGGGGCCAGGTTGAGGTCGACTCCCGCTCGAGTGAGCTGCCGTCCCCAGATCCGGGCGTCCGCCGTCAGCGTGGTGTCGGTCCAGCTGCCCTGGGTCAGGGCAGTCGGCATGCGACTGAAGCCCGGCCCCTGGAGCACCTGGACCTGGCCGCCCTCCTGGTCCGCGGCGACGTACAGCGGGACCCCTGCCGTCGCCCCGGCGGTCGTGAGACGGTCGGCGCTGGCCGCGAGGTACCGCACCGGCGCCGCACCGGCATACGTGCGCCCGGTGAGGATGAGGTTGCCCACGTGCCGCGAGGTGATCGCCGAGGCCGCGCCCGCGGTCAGCCCGGTCGCCGGCGTGCCCACCATGAAGAGCTGCCCGATCCGCTGCACCTCGGTCATCCGGGTGAACGCCGCTCGGGCGAGGCTGTCGGGTGTCGCGGCAGCGCCGGCGGCAGCCGTCGTCGTCACAGTGGTCGTCACGCCGGCCACCAGCGCGATCGCCAGCGCGCCGCCCAGCACTGAGACGGCCCCGGTCGGTAGCGCGCGTCGCATACCCCATTGACGCACGAACGTGGCTGCCGGTTGGCCTTCGGTGAGAGATCCGGGTGCCTAACGGCCGCGGCAGGTCAGGGCAGTTCCGTCACCGGCAGCCCGAAGCGGCGTAGGCGGTGGGGCAGGTCGTGGTGCCGCCACGACGGGGACACCGTCGGGGGCAGGGCGAGCACGATCTCGTCGACGGGTTCGCTGAGGATGGTCTCCTCGATGGCGTCGACCGGGTCGTGCCGGACCGACACCGAGCCGATGACCCGACTGCCCGCCGCGGCCTCGAGCACGGGCAGGGTCTCGAGGAGGATGCACTCGGCCTCGAATGCCTTGTCGTGACGCTCAGGGTGCAGGAGATGGACCTCGGCCCGCGCGGGGTTGAGCACCACGAGACGGAACTGGACATCCCCGTCGGCCGCCCGGGACGCGACAGCGTGAAGCAGCGACGGCGAGGGGTTGGCACTGTCGGTGACCACCAACACCCTCACTCGCCGCTGCTCCACGGTCATGCTCGTCGGCTCATGCTCGTCGGCTCATGCCTGGCGGTCGCCCACCGGCTCGGCCACCCGCTCGTCCCGGACCGCGTTCCGCTCGATGCGGTCCTTGTGGGTGACGCTGAGGTAGACCACCACGGCGAGGATGGTGCCGAGGAACAGGACACTGGTGCCCAGGGTGCCCAGGCCGGCGCCACCCTCGTCTCCCGGAGAAGCCAGGAAGTCACCGATGTTGGCGCCCAGCGGACGGGTGAGGATGTAGGCCAGCCAGAAGCAGAGGACCGGCCCGGCTCCGAGCTTCCAGGCGGCAAAG
This region includes:
- a CDS encoding glycoside hydrolase family 3 N-terminal domain-containing protein produces the protein MRRALPTGAVSVLGGALAIALVAGVTTTVTTTAAAGAAATPDSLARAAFTRMTEVQRIGQLFMVGTPATGLTAGAASAITSRHVGNLILTGRTYAGAAPVRYLAASADRLTTAGATAGVPLYVAADQEGGQVQVLQGPGFSRMPTALTQGSWTDTTLTADARIWGRQLTRAGVDLNLAPVVDTVPASLGTRNIPIGHYFREYGYTPAVVAAKGSDVVRGERSVGLAVTAKHFPGLGHVTANTDTTGGVTDSVTTRTSGDLAPFRSAIAAGARVVMVSLAAYSKIDPARPAAFSPTVVTGMLRTDLGFTGVVMSDDLGNARQVAAWSPGARATSFIAVGGDIVLTVNSSVLPAMVDAVSARAASDPAFRAKVDAAAYRVLLAKAADGMLAPRVVTDGVLRTATVSALQRWLGVTVTGTFGATTVRALQARVGTPADGQWGPQSLAAMQAYLGIGRDVARTWNTRTVSALQAYLTTQL